One part of the Bacteroidota bacterium genome encodes these proteins:
- a CDS encoding dipeptidase: MHKTEKFVNDNIDKFIAELGEFLKFESISTLPEKTEEMKKCAEFTAAKMLEAGLDKAVVLETGGHPVVYGERLRVPGAPTVLIYGHYDVQPVDPVELWSSAPFDPVIKDGKIFARGATDDKGQLYMHIKAVQTILANSDELPLNVKFIIEGEEEIGSPSLEPFLKANKELLKCDVVLVSDTALYAPMLPTLTYGLRGLCYMEIEVTGPNRDLHSGTFGGAVANPINILSQMISKMHDENGKVAIPGFYDDVLDLTTHEREELAKLEFSEAEYKAHLDVNALWGEKGYTVIERTGARPTLDCNGIWGGFSGAGAKTVIPSKASAKISMRLVANQNPEKIAVCFTDYVKQITPESVKVKVSAVHGAEACLVPIESPAISAAAKALSRAFGKETVYQREGGSIPVVAKFKKYLGADSVLMGLGLNTENLHSPDEHFDLNHFRLGIISSAYFMEEYSGK, translated from the coding sequence ATGCACAAGACAGAAAAATTTGTAAACGATAACATAGATAAATTCATAGCCGAGCTTGGCGAGTTTCTAAAATTTGAAAGTATCAGTACTCTTCCTGAAAAAACGGAAGAAATGAAAAAATGTGCCGAATTCACGGCAGCGAAAATGCTTGAAGCCGGGCTCGATAAAGCGGTCGTGCTTGAGACAGGAGGACATCCCGTTGTCTATGGTGAGCGGTTAAGAGTGCCGGGAGCACCAACGGTTCTAATATATGGTCACTATGATGTGCAGCCTGTAGATCCGGTTGAATTATGGAGCAGTGCACCTTTTGATCCCGTCATTAAAGACGGTAAGATATTTGCAAGAGGGGCAACCGATGACAAAGGTCAGCTTTACATGCACATAAAAGCAGTCCAGACAATTCTCGCCAACTCTGATGAACTTCCGTTGAATGTTAAATTCATAATCGAGGGAGAGGAAGAGATCGGGAGCCCGAGTCTTGAACCGTTCCTTAAGGCAAACAAAGAGCTTTTAAAATGTGATGTGGTGCTGGTTTCAGATACAGCGCTCTATGCCCCGATGCTGCCGACTCTGACTTATGGTCTTAGAGGACTTTGTTACATGGAGATTGAGGTAACAGGACCCAACAGAGATCTCCATTCGGGAACCTTTGGAGGTGCAGTAGCAAATCCGATCAATATCCTCTCGCAGATGATTTCAAAGATGCATGATGAAAACGGAAAAGTGGCTATCCCTGGCTTTTATGATGATGTACTTGACCTGACAACCCATGAGAGAGAAGAACTGGCAAAACTTGAATTCTCCGAGGCTGAATATAAAGCGCATCTTGATGTGAATGCTCTTTGGGGTGAGAAGGGATATACAGTAATCGAAAGAACAGGTGCCAGACCCACACTTGATTGTAATGGTATTTGGGGTGGTTTCTCGGGTGCAGGTGCCAAAACTGTGATTCCTTCGAAAGCATCTGCAAAAATAAGCATGCGACTGGTTGCAAATCAGAACCCTGAGAAAATCGCAGTTTGTTTCACTGACTATGTGAAACAAATAACGCCAGAATCAGTAAAAGTGAAGGTTAGTGCTGTTCATGGTGCTGAAGCATGTCTCGTACCAATTGAGTCACCAGCCATCAGTGCAGCAGCTAAAGCATTAAGCAGAGCATTTGGCAAGGAAACGGTTTATCAGAGGGAAGGCGGAAGCATTCCTGTGGTCGCCAAGTTCAAAAAATATCTCGGAGCCGACTCTGTTCTGATGGGTTTGGGACTAAACACAGAGAATCTTCACTCACCCGATGAACATTTTGATCTCAATCATTTCAGACTGGGAATTATCAGCTCAGCATATTTCATGGAAGAATATTCCGGAAAGTAA
- a CDS encoding LptF/LptG family permease, producing MILSFYIARKFFIPFLFSVFSLFSVFILQFLMRFAEQLIGKGIDTLLILQLIAYNLAWMMVLVVPMSVLVATLMAFGGLSQNNEITAIRAAGLSLYRLTAIPFMMAASLVWFLIYFNNNILPDANHKTKNLMWEITATRPALSIVPNVFMTDIIGYAILAEKITQDSNKLLNVKIYDNSRSGFVNILTAKKADLNFNQDRSKLLMNLYDGEIHEQGDGHLYRKLKFKKHILLMNSEQFSLKKITDEYRSDRELGIDELRQRADSLARVFEEHVQIMKRVANPFFYGDSAGSALPAMNAGDTGKDTWKARLASRVKQQLATIETTLAAQDYLIMQQYAYLVEVEKKYSIPAACIVFLLLGVPLGMMTRRGGFGAAASISLFFFLLYWSFLIGGEKLADRGIVSPFLGMWAANVILAAMGVYLFFRSVRDNTTIDLTGLQRFIPKRFRKVSEDA from the coding sequence ATGATCTTAAGTTTTTACATTGCAAGGAAATTTTTCATACCATTTCTGTTCTCGGTGTTTTCACTTTTTTCTGTGTTCATCCTTCAATTTCTTATGAGATTTGCCGAGCAGTTGATTGGGAAAGGGATAGACACTCTTCTGATCCTGCAACTGATTGCATACAATCTTGCGTGGATGATGGTTTTGGTGGTTCCGATGTCGGTTCTGGTGGCAACCTTGATGGCATTCGGAGGGCTGTCTCAAAATAATGAAATTACCGCCATCCGGGCGGCCGGGCTAAGCCTTTACCGTCTTACCGCTATTCCCTTCATGATGGCAGCATCACTCGTCTGGTTCCTGATATATTTCAATAACAACATATTACCCGACGCCAACCATAAAACTAAAAATCTTATGTGGGAAATCACAGCCACAAGACCGGCTCTCTCCATTGTCCCGAATGTTTTCATGACAGACATCATCGGATATGCAATTCTTGCCGAAAAAATCACACAGGATTCAAACAAACTTCTGAATGTAAAAATTTACGATAACAGCAGGTCCGGTTTCGTGAATATTCTCACGGCAAAAAAGGCAGACCTGAATTTTAATCAGGACCGTTCCAAACTCCTGATGAATCTTTATGATGGCGAAATTCATGAACAGGGTGACGGACACCTCTACAGAAAACTGAAATTTAAAAAACATATTCTCCTTATGAACTCGGAACAGTTTTCCTTAAAGAAAATTACTGATGAGTACCGTTCTGACCGCGAACTCGGAATAGATGAGCTGCGGCAGCGGGCTGACAGTCTGGCACGCGTTTTTGAGGAACATGTGCAGATCATGAAACGGGTAGCCAATCCGTTTTTCTATGGCGATTCTGCCGGTTCTGCACTTCCGGCGATGAACGCAGGAGACACGGGCAAAGACACCTGGAAAGCCAGACTTGCATCCCGGGTCAAACAGCAACTTGCCACCATCGAAACCACTCTCGCCGCACAGGACTATCTGATCATGCAACAGTATGCTTATCTGGTTGAAGTGGAGAAAAAATATTCCATCCCTGCTGCATGCATCGTTTTCCTTCTGCTCGGTGTTCCACTCGGTATGATGACCCGTCGGGGTGGCTTTGGAGCTGCTGCAAGCATCAGCCTTTTCTTTTTTCTGCTCTACTGGTCGTTTCTGATCGGTGGTGAGAAACTGGCTGACAGAGGCATTGTTTCTCCATTTCTGGGGATGTGGGCAGCAAATGTCATTCTTGCCGCTATGGGAGTGTATCTCTTCTTCAGATCTGTCCGCGATAACACAACCATCGATCTCACGGGATTACAGCGATTCATTCCAAAAAGATTCAGAAAAGTCTCCGAAGATGCTTAG
- a CDS encoding LptF/LptG family permease, with protein sequence MLRILDRYIIKSFIASVFYGLLAFTLLFVIIDMMENLDNFIDNNVDFPIILNYYLVFIPEILKLMTPVAVLFGGLFTAGKMSSNNELTAIKSSGISIYRFMLPFLLVCFGISGLIFYFGGYVVPDANTVKTRIEAEYLKKGEASAISNLFFQDPPGKIVNIFYFNHEKLEAYKVGIQTYDSATSIKMTRRIDAERMVYNPKKKVWTAFNGTVRIFGRLNDQFTPFEEMEVADLKFTPEDLQVKQQRLEILSNPQLKKLIQDTKNAGYDSQRVEIEYFSRFSFPFTVIIIIIFGLPISTVKRRTGLALQFGINILVTFVYLSVMQIVSALGKNGSLDPLVTAWLVNLLFLAAALFNLSRIKG encoded by the coding sequence ATGCTTAGGATTCTCGACCGGTACATTATTAAGAGCTTTATAGCCTCTGTTTTCTACGGACTGTTAGCCTTCACGCTCCTCTTCGTCATCATTGACATGATGGAAAACCTTGACAATTTTATAGATAATAATGTGGATTTTCCGATCATCCTCAATTATTATCTCGTTTTTATTCCTGAGATACTAAAACTTATGACACCCGTTGCCGTTCTATTCGGTGGTTTGTTTACTGCCGGGAAGATGTCGAGCAACAATGAGCTAACAGCTATCAAATCAAGCGGCATTTCAATATACAGATTCATGCTTCCGTTTCTGCTGGTATGCTTTGGCATTTCAGGCTTGATCTTCTACTTCGGTGGTTATGTTGTTCCTGATGCGAATACGGTTAAAACCAGAATTGAGGCTGAATACCTTAAAAAAGGTGAGGCTTCGGCAATCAGCAACCTCTTCTTCCAGGACCCGCCGGGAAAGATTGTGAATATTTTTTATTTCAACCATGAAAAGCTCGAGGCATACAAGGTTGGGATTCAGACCTATGATTCTGCAACCTCGATAAAAATGACCCGGCGAATAGATGCCGAACGGATGGTATATAATCCGAAGAAAAAAGTGTGGACAGCTTTCAATGGAACGGTTCGAATATTTGGACGGCTTAACGATCAGTTTACACCCTTTGAAGAAATGGAAGTGGCTGACCTTAAATTCACCCCTGAGGATCTGCAGGTAAAACAGCAGCGACTCGAGATTCTAAGTAATCCACAATTGAAAAAACTGATTCAGGATACAAAAAATGCGGGGTACGATTCCCAAAGAGTGGAGATAGAATATTTTTCCAGGTTCTCGTTCCCCTTCACTGTAATCATTATTATCATCTTTGGTCTGCCAATCTCGACCGTGAAGAGACGCACCGGACTCGCACTTCAATTCGGAATTAATATCCTCGTAACTTTCGTTTATCTAAGTGTCATGCAGATTGTCTCTGCGCTGGGGAAAAACGGATCACTCGATCCTTTGGTTACTGCCTGGCTGGTAAATCTCCTTTTTCTGGCGGCTGCTTTATTTAATCTTTCAAGAATTAAAGGGTGA
- a CDS encoding PorT family protein, with translation MKKTAIIILLISVIAKAQGNIGIEAGLSKAGFATMTTHQETGVLKPFVALFSDVQISNYLYVSPQIGFVKRGGDLSLLPSPVTSPVVLTPKATKYEYDLSYLDFSILLKSRYTTEDGPLTVSAFAGPSISYLLGGKVKEYYAVGGSLGPKDVEGITTVALGLVYGAGFSFQVPGGEIDFRAVFYTQFNSSVEANSGLTLKNFTQGLGISYRADL, from the coding sequence ATGAAAAAGACAGCCATAATAATTTTATTGATTTCAGTAATTGCGAAAGCTCAAGGAAATATCGGAATCGAAGCAGGGCTCTCAAAGGCGGGATTCGCAACCATGACCACTCATCAGGAAACCGGTGTTTTGAAACCATTTGTTGCTCTTTTTTCCGATGTGCAAATCTCAAATTATTTATATGTCAGCCCCCAGATTGGATTCGTAAAACGGGGTGGTGATCTCTCACTGCTTCCGTCACCTGTCACTTCTCCGGTTGTGCTCACGCCAAAAGCCACAAAATATGAGTATGATCTGAGTTATCTCGACTTCTCGATTCTCTTAAAATCGCGGTACACGACGGAGGATGGACCTCTGACAGTCTCTGCATTCGCCGGACCATCAATTTCCTATCTGTTGGGAGGTAAAGTAAAGGAGTATTATGCTGTTGGTGGTTCTTTGGGACCAAAAGATGTGGAAGGAATCACGACCGTCGCACTCGGTCTTGTTTATGGAGCAGGGTTCAGTTTTCAGGTGCCGGGAGGAGAAATCGATTTCAGAGCTGTATTCTATACGCAGTTCAACTCATCGGTCGAAGCTAACTCTGGATTGACTCTGAAAAACTTTACTCAGGGACTCGGAATTTCATACAGGGCAGATCTGTAG
- a CDS encoding DUF3095 domain-containing protein, which translates to MHFENFFLELETLTRFIDAAKLSNYKDVPGDWMVLITDITNSTIAIAEGRYKDVNSCGAAVIAAVRNATGKEKFPFIFGGDGAIMLVPQRFEPVVVESLRKMKYFAEISFGLELRTGYASIQGLRKEGFEFKTAKYKFSDYYQQALFRGSGFEEVERQLKQGDDSTCFRLIREKIEEIPDLTGFECRWNSIPSHKGLTLALLVKAKVRGERENEIFDTIIGEIFNIYGTENDFNPIQPQNLNLVFSYKKLKNEILVRGGRGFSKLRYYFRLIYLNLAGALFFNGVLGKKGSHWSRYKEDVKKNVDYIKMDDMIRMVIASSEEQKERLLQTLDEFSRKGLICYGIHITDSALLTCIVDKYEDEHFHLIDASDGGYALAAKQLKEKLRAGSVEL; encoded by the coding sequence ATGCATTTTGAAAATTTTTTCCTGGAGTTGGAGACATTGACCAGATTTATTGATGCTGCAAAGTTATCAAACTACAAGGATGTACCCGGCGACTGGATGGTGCTGATAACGGACATTACCAATTCCACCATCGCAATCGCCGAGGGAAGATACAAAGATGTTAACTCCTGCGGAGCTGCAGTTATTGCAGCGGTCAGGAACGCTACCGGGAAAGAGAAATTCCCCTTCATTTTTGGAGGCGACGGCGCAATTATGCTTGTACCTCAAAGGTTCGAGCCGGTAGTCGTTGAGTCGTTGCGGAAAATGAAGTATTTTGCGGAGATCAGTTTTGGTCTCGAACTCAGGACCGGTTATGCATCGATACAGGGATTGAGAAAAGAAGGCTTTGAGTTCAAAACAGCAAAGTACAAATTTTCAGACTATTACCAGCAGGCGCTTTTTCGCGGATCGGGTTTTGAGGAGGTTGAGAGACAGTTAAAGCAGGGAGACGATTCAACATGTTTCAGGTTAATAAGGGAAAAAATTGAAGAGATTCCCGACCTGACAGGTTTCGAATGTCGTTGGAACAGCATCCCTTCGCACAAGGGACTTACTTTAGCGTTACTCGTGAAAGCAAAGGTAAGAGGGGAGAGAGAAAATGAAATTTTTGATACAATAATTGGTGAAATTTTTAACATTTACGGTACTGAAAACGATTTTAACCCGATTCAACCGCAAAACCTGAATCTGGTTTTCAGTTATAAAAAGCTGAAAAACGAAATTCTTGTAAGAGGCGGGAGGGGATTTTCAAAATTGAGATATTATTTCCGGTTAATATATCTCAATTTAGCGGGAGCACTGTTTTTTAACGGTGTGCTCGGGAAGAAGGGGAGCCACTGGAGCAGGTACAAAGAGGATGTAAAAAAGAATGTCGATTACATAAAGATGGATGACATGATCAGGATGGTGATAGCGAGCAGTGAGGAACAGAAAGAGAGACTGCTTCAAACCCTCGATGAATTCAGCCGGAAAGGTTTGATTTGTTACGGGATACACATCACAGACTCGGCACTTCTTACCTGTATCGTTGATAAATATGAAGATGAACATTTTCACCTGATTGATGCCAGCGACGGCGGATATGCTCTTGCAGCAAAACAGTTGAAAGAAAAACTTCGTGCCGGAAGTGTGGAATTGTAG
- a CDS encoding family 10 glycosylhydrolase yields the protein MKNVKILFLILVLVMGISNAQNPKREFRASWIATVTNLDWPLTRGLNATAQKNELITLLDALKATGINTVIFQVRSESDAMYPSQIEPWSYWLTGQQGLAPSYDPLQFAIEEAHKRGMELHAWFNPYRAERAVGNYTLHPTHVLVEHPEWGLQTGTAKFLDPGLPMVREYVLSVILDVIKRYDVDGVHMDDYFYPYPNNQITNQDSASWRLYNRGFTNIHDWRRDNVNILIKAINDSVHFYKNHIKFGMSPFGIWKNGVPPGITGLDAYSSIYCDAITWLQWRAVDYLTPQLYWPFGGGQDYAKLMPWWADSVFANNRHFYPGQATYRIPQWNNASEIHNQIRANRANPKTRGSVFFRAQDFISNFKGFADSLKQNLYNTKALLPVMSWKDNVAPNPPRNFHFERVPGNGTSALRWDVPLTATDGDTAVRYVVYKFTTPNPTPQDFDNSVNIEDVFGVREARPAPSSTPTTWYFAVTALDRNYNESAVSNIVQVSPLTSVVLASPANGSGQRDTVTVKWNYLLGASNYTLQVGEDPSFDSLIVVNISSLVDTFAVFSNLKGQKTYYWRVRAQNAAGVGAWSSSFTFVTLTPGAPQLLAPLDKTTNVGLDSLLVWGSNPIADSYSIQLSSTNVFDPGSLVINATNYTGTSIPFNGLSLNKIYYWRVKGVNQHGHGEWSEPFRFKTKVTTDVEKEEGVPTDFQMSQNYPNPFNPVTSIKFAIPESSQITLKVYDATGMQVAVLAEGYYSAGNYLVKFDASPLPSGVYIYKLEAGNKSITKKLMLIK from the coding sequence ATGAAAAATGTTAAAATTTTGTTCCTGATTCTCGTCCTTGTGATGGGAATTTCGAATGCCCAGAACCCTAAAAGAGAATTCAGGGCATCCTGGATAGCCACAGTGACCAATCTCGATTGGCCCCTGACACGCGGACTGAATGCAACCGCACAAAAAAATGAACTGATAACTCTTCTCGATGCCTTGAAGGCGACAGGAATAAATACTGTAATCTTCCAGGTAAGAAGTGAGAGTGACGCAATGTATCCTTCACAGATTGAACCGTGGTCTTACTGGCTTACGGGACAACAGGGCCTCGCACCCAGTTATGATCCACTTCAATTTGCGATTGAAGAAGCTCATAAAAGGGGAATGGAACTTCATGCCTGGTTCAATCCTTACAGAGCAGAGAGAGCAGTGGGCAACTATACCCTTCATCCAACGCATGTTCTTGTAGAGCATCCTGAATGGGGGCTTCAGACAGGAACTGCAAAATTCCTCGATCCCGGTCTTCCAATGGTTCGTGAGTATGTTCTTTCTGTAATTCTGGATGTTATTAAGAGATATGATGTGGATGGAGTCCATATGGATGACTATTTCTATCCCTATCCCAACAATCAGATAACAAATCAGGATTCCGCCTCGTGGCGGCTTTACAACCGTGGATTCACAAACATTCACGACTGGCGAAGAGATAATGTCAACATTCTGATCAAAGCAATTAACGACAGTGTCCATTTTTACAAGAACCACATCAAGTTTGGCATGAGTCCTTTCGGTATCTGGAAAAATGGTGTACCTCCCGGAATTACCGGTCTTGACGCTTATTCCTCCATATATTGTGATGCCATTACCTGGTTGCAGTGGAGAGCTGTTGATTATCTTACTCCGCAGCTTTACTGGCCCTTTGGTGGAGGACAGGATTATGCAAAACTTATGCCATGGTGGGCAGACAGTGTGTTTGCAAACAACCGTCATTTCTATCCCGGTCAGGCTACCTACAGAATTCCACAATGGAATAATGCGAGTGAAATTCATAATCAGATCAGGGCGAACCGGGCAAATCCAAAGACAAGAGGAAGTGTCTTCTTCCGTGCACAGGATTTTATCTCGAATTTCAAAGGATTTGCTGATTCACTTAAACAGAATCTGTATAACACAAAAGCCCTGCTTCCGGTAATGAGCTGGAAAGACAATGTTGCTCCAAATCCACCGAGGAATTTCCATTTTGAGAGAGTTCCCGGTAATGGAACTTCCGCTTTGAGATGGGATGTACCCCTCACCGCAACTGATGGAGATACAGCAGTAAGGTATGTGGTCTATAAGTTTACCACGCCAAATCCCACTCCGCAGGATTTTGACAACAGCGTAAATATTGAAGATGTTTTTGGAGTCAGAGAAGCCAGACCGGCTCCTTCATCCACTCCGACCACCTGGTATTTTGCTGTAACAGCTCTTGACAGAAACTACAATGAGAGTGCAGTAAGCAATATCGTGCAGGTTTCGCCACTTACTTCTGTAGTTCTTGCCTCTCCTGCAAACGGCAGTGGACAGAGAGACACAGTAACAGTGAAATGGAATTATCTTCTCGGTGCATCAAACTACACCTTGCAAGTGGGCGAAGATCCTTCGTTCGATTCACTCATTGTTGTAAATATAAGTTCGCTGGTTGATACTTTTGCTGTTTTCAGTAATCTGAAAGGTCAGAAAACATATTACTGGAGAGTGAGAGCACAAAATGCTGCAGGCGTTGGTGCCTGGTCATCTTCCTTCACATTTGTAACCCTTACTCCGGGTGCACCTCAACTTCTGGCTCCTCTTGATAAAACCACGAATGTGGGTCTTGATTCCTTACTCGTTTGGGGCAGCAATCCAATAGCAGACAGTTACAGCATTCAACTCTCGAGTACGAATGTGTTTGATCCCGGGTCTCTTGTTATCAATGCAACCAATTACACCGGTACTTCAATTCCATTTAACGGACTTTCGCTGAATAAAATTTACTACTGGAGAGTCAAAGGTGTAAATCAGCACGGGCATGGTGAATGGTCTGAACCGTTCAGATTCAAAACCAAGGTTACCACGGATGTTGAAAAGGAAGAAGGAGTTCCGACAGACTTCCAGATGTCACAAAACTATCCGAATCCTTTTAATCCGGTGACCTCAATTAAATTTGCGATCCCCGAATCGAGTCAGATTACTCTGAAGGTTTACGATGCAACAGGTATGCAGGTTGCTGTTCTCGCAGAAGGATATTATTCTGCCGGCAACTACCTTGTCAAATTTGATGCATCACCACTTCCTTCGGGAGTTTATATCTATAAACTCGAAGCGGGCAATAAATCGATCACCAAGAAACTGATGCTGATCAAATAG
- a CDS encoding NAD-dependent epimerase/dehydratase family protein: MSKEIAVVTGANGFVGSHLVDRLLSEGFAVKCIVRKTSDLKWLKDKEVELINAGLGNKSELVKALTGCSYVFHIAGTVKSKKPEGYFESNVENTRTLLDAALESGAPIKKFVVSGSQTVAGPSPDGKPITEAHTPNPLTTYGKSKLEQEKLVISYKSRLPVTVLRCPAIYGERDTEVGLFFQTYAKGLFTKVGFAKKTISLLHVHDVVNGLYLAAMSPKSSGEVYFLSSEKVYTWDEVGEICHKIFGRKAFKLVFPHAMVYVVSAVAQFFSMFSSKAATLNLEKARDLVQMHWVTSPAKAMKDFGFRQEVSLEEGIKRTVAWSKKEGWIK, encoded by the coding sequence ATGAGTAAAGAAATAGCCGTAGTGACCGGAGCAAATGGATTTGTTGGAAGTCACCTTGTCGACAGACTTCTGAGTGAAGGATTCGCTGTAAAATGCATCGTGAGGAAAACAAGTGATCTGAAATGGCTAAAAGATAAAGAAGTTGAATTGATAAATGCCGGGCTTGGAAATAAATCAGAACTTGTAAAAGCCCTGACAGGTTGCTCGTATGTTTTTCATATCGCAGGAACAGTAAAATCGAAGAAACCTGAAGGTTATTTTGAATCAAATGTGGAAAATACCCGGACTTTGCTGGACGCGGCCCTTGAGTCAGGTGCCCCGATAAAGAAATTTGTAGTTTCCGGCAGTCAGACCGTAGCAGGTCCCTCGCCTGATGGCAAACCGATAACTGAAGCGCACACACCAAATCCTTTGACAACCTATGGTAAAAGCAAACTTGAGCAGGAGAAACTTGTAATTTCATATAAATCCAGACTCCCTGTAACAGTTCTAAGATGCCCTGCAATTTATGGTGAACGGGATACCGAGGTGGGATTATTTTTCCAGACTTATGCTAAGGGGCTTTTTACAAAAGTGGGCTTTGCGAAAAAGACGATCTCTCTTCTTCATGTTCATGATGTTGTGAACGGACTTTATTTGGCGGCGATGAGTCCAAAATCATCGGGTGAGGTTTATTTCCTCAGCAGCGAAAAAGTTTATACCTGGGATGAAGTCGGCGAAATTTGTCACAAGATTTTTGGCAGGAAGGCTTTTAAACTCGTTTTTCCACACGCCATGGTTTATGTGGTATCGGCTGTCGCACAGTTCTTTTCAATGTTCAGCAGTAAAGCTGCAACTTTGAATCTTGAGAAAGCGAGAGACCTTGTTCAGATGCACTGGGTGACAAGTCCTGCGAAAGCGATGAAAGATTTTGGATTCCGTCAGGAAGTCAGTCTTGAAGAGGGAATAAAAAGAACTGTAGCCTGGTCGAAAAAAGAAGGCTGGATAAAATAA